One Solanum lycopersicum chromosome 2, SLM_r2.1 genomic region harbors:
- the ChrC gene encoding plastid lipid associated protein CHRC, with the protein MASISSLNQIPCRTLQITSQYSKPTSKISTLPISSTNFPSKTELHRAISVKEFTYPKPKFTAQATNYDKEDEWGPEVEKISPGGVAVVDEEPPKEPSEIELLKKQLADSFYGTNRGLSASSETRAEIVELITQLESKNPNPAPTEALTLLNGKWILAYTSFSGLFPLLSRGNLLLVRVEEISQTIDSESFTVQNSVVFAGPLATTSISTNAKFEVRSPKRVQIKFEEGIIGTPQLTDSIVLPENVEFLGQKIDLSPFKGLITSVQDTASSVAKSISSQPPIKFPISNNNAQSWLLTTYLDDELRISRGDAGSVFVLIKEGSPLLKP; encoded by the exons ATGGCTTCCATCTCTTCTCTCAATCAAATTCCTTGCAGAACTCTCCAAATTACATCCCAATATTCAAAACCCACCTCCAAAATCTCAACTTTACCCATCTCCTCCACGAATTTCCCATCAAAAACAGAACTACACAGAGCAATTTCAGTCAAAGAATTCACATACCCAAAACCAAAATTCACAGCTCAAGCCACAAATTACGACAAGGAAGATGAGTGGGGGCCGGAAGTGGAGAAAATAAGTCCGGGTGGAGTAGCGGTTGTGGATGAAGAACCACCAAAGGAGCCAAGTGAAATTGAGTTGCTGAAGAAGCAATTGGCGGATTCTTTTTATGGAACCAATAGGGGTTTGAGTGCTAGCAGTGAGACTAGGGCGGAAATCGTTGAACTCATCACACAGCTTGAGTCGAAGAACCCTAATCCAGCACCTACTGAAGCCTTGACTCTTCTCAACGGCAAATGGATTCTTGC GTACACATCTTTTTCGGGTTTGTTCCCCTTGTTGTCACGGGGCAATCTGCTTCTGGTTCGAGTTGAAGAGATTTCACAGACTATCGATTCTGAGAGTTTCACTGTCCAAAACTCTGTTGTCTTTGCTGGACCTTTAGCTACAACTTCCATTAGTACCAATGCCAAATTCGAAGTCAGAAGTCCAAAACGCGTCCAG ATTAAATTCGAAGAAGGCATAATTGGAACACCCCAGTTGACAGATTCCATCGTATTGCCTGAGAACGTTGAATTCTTGGGACAAAAGATTGATCTAAGCCCCTTCAAAGGCTTGATTACTTCAGTCCAAGACACAGCTTCCTCGGTGGCCAAGTCCATTTCAAGTCAACCACCAATTAAGTTTCCTATTTCCAATAACAATGCACAATCATGGCTGCTGACAACCTACTTGGATGATGAGCTTAGGATCTCCAGAGGAGATGCTGGCAGTGTATTTGTGTTGATCAAGGAAGGCAGTCCCCTCTTGAAGCCTTAA